The Anabas testudineus chromosome 5, fAnaTes1.2, whole genome shotgun sequence region GTTCAGTGCAGCAGTAGAGTAGACCTTGCCTAGTCTGCACGTTATGGTGTGGCCATGCTGAGGTGAGTGCAATCTAGACGCTCCCTTTGTTTTGGCTGTCAGGTGTGATACATGTTGAGATCAGGGTGGGGAAGGGATTTCCACTGGGTGTTGTTCAGTTTCCtggaaacaaaaccacatttcaCTTACAAGTGAAGCGAGAACCGTAAGCCCACACTGTCAGGAgtcatttaactttaactttattttattattattatttttttgctgctgcACACATGCCATGTTTCACTGAAGATTAATTCTGGTAAAGGTGCAAACTGAAACCCACCATGACTCACTCTGGATTGTTGTGGTTTATGCTTGACAATGAAATGACAGGTGCCACAAAATGCCCTGAGTCCCTATATCATTTACCTCAAAACACTCAAGTTCATTCTGTACAAACAAAATCTTTTGGGGATGAAGTCAAGCAATGACTCAGTGGTCCAGCATGTGATGACTGTACAGACAAGGCTAAAGGAACTGCTCAATGCTCCCTGTATGCAAGAACAGTGTGAAAAATACCACTAGTAAACTGTGTTGTGGCTCAAGGCTTCTTGATACCTGATCCACTGTTGTAATGGGGATGAAACAACACTACATCACCAGAACTGTCCTTTAGTGCTTTATTGCATACTTTACTGTAAGCGTTGAAAGCACCTttctacagtaacacacacacacacgcggtCAGTGTGTACACTAAAGGGTGGAGTCAGTGCTTTGGGATTTCGTTTTTCCTACCCGAGGGTATCATTTCTTGGCTTGATCCAAGGTGAGCTTTTCTGGGAATTACACAGCATCACACCGCACCGGGGAAAGGATTGCAGGTTTGAAATCATCTCCGATGCTAATTACcataatgattattttatttgctaACCTCTGGAAGAAAGACTTTATTTAGAGTTTATGTGCTGTCATGAAGCGCACCCAGCAGTTACCGCGAGCAGCGCGTAAAAGCGAGTGGCTCCGCAGCGCGCTGGCCCATCACCACTGCCCTGATCCCGGCGTGGAGAACGAAATAGTCGTCCTGGCAACTGGAATAGACCAATACCTGCAGGAAGTCTTCCACCACCTGGCTTACACCAACCGAGACGATACGGTGTCGGCAGAAGACTTCACCGTGCTGTGCGCCGTGCTGGGACTCAGCGGACTGGATTCAATGAAAAGAACTGAAAGTCCTGGGGACGGAGAGACAAACGAAGAAGATGAAGAGTTTAGGGATATGTGTTCTGGTCTGCCCTGCCAGCTGACCTTTAAAGACTTCCACTCGCGGCTGTGTGGGTATTTCCGTGTGCGCAGTGCGCGTAGAGCTACCGGACAGTGTGCCTGGCGCATGCCCGTGTCTGAGGACACGGAGGTGGTGGAGCGACAGATCCGGCTCCGGTGGCCGCGGGTcaggaggagaaagtgtgtCAGCTTTGACCTGGCGAAAGATCAGAGTGCAGCTGGAAGCAGCTCAATTAAAGGTCGAGCTAAAGAAGACCGAGAGACAGGTAGTGTGATGGTGACAAGAAGCGTTGTAACATCTCCACAGATTctatttcaaacatttgatgAAATGCCTGAATGATGACTCTGCtcttacttttttattatattacatcaTTTAACCTACTCATCATTCACTGGAGCAATTACTATTGTTTTGAGACACTGAGTGCCAGGTAAGTTTTGAGTAACAAGTATAAGTCTCTACCTTACTTTGACTAGTGATGTCACTCCACATGTATTCTCCAcctctttcacctcctcctcgTCTCATCTGTTCAGTCGGGTCTGGTATCCTCTATAAACAGACAGTGGAAAAGCAAATTGTGCTTAGGTACAGTATCTGAGTAATGTAACTTAGTTACTTTCCCCCACTGCACACAGTTTCACACTCTCCATATGAAGAAGATATTCAGATTGTTTACTGGAGTAGCAGCACAGTACCAAATACTCTATTACCAGCAAAGATGCCTTGttcaaaacattatttagtAAACATATGTATGTACTCAGTGCAGATAAATAGTGTATGTGAGTGTTATCCTACAGTATTAAACTGCACATCAGTGTGtaagaaacatttcactgttgaAGACATAATTAGAACTATTTTGTCTCCGCTGGTTTCATTTGTAATAATGCATCGTATTTTATTAGCACATCAGATGCTTTGTATGTTAATTGTGTAAGTATTCAGTAACTACAGCTGCCAGATAAATATAGTGGAGTAAGAAATAAACTTACTGTAGCATAAATTGTAATGGAGTggatgtaaaatgaaaatactgcCACTGTGTTTCCAGTGATCTGGTTTCACTTTCACTCCAAGTTTAACAGCTCCCTCCACCTGACCTCTGTTCTTCCCATACAGATGAGGCATTGGCTCTGAGAGAGCTGGTGGAGGACCTCCGCTCAGCACTGCAAGGGAGTGATGCTCGCTGCCTGGCTCTGGAGGTGGCGCTCAGACAGGAGAGGAGCCGCACCCTCCCTTCTACCTCCAGTGGTAACTCCTCTGTTTCATCTCCTAAAACCTCCATCACCTTCAGACAGGGGAAACTGGTGCCAACACACAGAATTAAAGGACAGTGCAGTAGTGCTGGAGGAGATGGGGAAAGAAGGGTGGTGAAGAGGCGGGACATGAGGGACCCCCTTGTAAGGGAGTTGAAGCTGATCCGCACCTCGCGAGATGGGCAGCTGGAGGAGGCAATGAAATTCAATGAGcatctggaggaggaggtgcgATGGGCATACCAAGAGGTGCGCAAGCTACAGGGGGTGGAGTCCGCACTGAGAAAGGAGAATGCTCAAATCAGGTGGGACTCTGTTATTATTACTAAACATTTTGTAGGTTGACTGGATGATGTTTTATTGGAAGAATACAAGGTTTGATGATACAGGATGATCTCCATCAGGAGGCGGGCAGAGGAGGCCAGGGAGGCTTTGAGCAAGGGTCTGCAGAGGGTTCGGCTTATCCAGGAACAGGCTCAGTCTGTGCCGCAGCTCCAGTCCAGGATCACCCAGCTGGAGACTGAACTACACCAGTACAGGTTTGAacactatactgtatgtggcctTAAGGCTTCAGTGCTGGGGTGTGTTTGTGCCTCCATTTACATATCATTTCCCTACGTGCTCTGCTGAATTGAAACTTAATGTAATTCAATAAGAGAGTTGGGTAAAATGGATGAATTTGCAGCAAACACCACATGTGGCCATGTTTTACTCACCCACACAGTGTATAAGAGCTAGTTCAAATGGCTCTGTTTCACTATCAGCCTTCATCAGCTACTGCACATCACCCTCGTGTTTCTTTACCCCCTCCAGTAAACCTGCTTAAAGTTGACTAGCATGGGGAACATTGTGGAGCACTGAGCAGTTAAAGAATCACACAGTTTCTCTGTAGTTGAATGAGAccaaaaacacagctgaattgAATATTGGACAATAATGAgtggacagaaacacagctcCAACTGAATGCTAattttgctctgtgtctgtacaATGTGGTCCTAATAGTTCTAATCCTTAATGGGATCATAATATATCAGTATTGTGTTTAAAGCTTGTTCTGATGCCTACAAGTggccaaaaaaagaaagtcagaaaTCTGTGCCAGGACCTACTGCCTCTAGTAAAAATGCACTCCAAGAGGATCATACTAAACGTCAACGGTCCCACTAACTTAAATTGaatttagttgtgtttttaagacacattttattcttttttaaccCCTGACTGGAGTGGAGGATTACCCTCCTTCTGGATTTCTACTCACATTAAAGGATTAATCAATGACAAGCAATagcacaaacagcacagatgTAACAGTTCTGAAACTGAGACAGAAGCTGCCACATGCACGTCCATGGCCTTGTGTCATGGTCCTGGAAGACCCCTCTGTTCTTCACACGGCCAGCTTGTTGGGGACGCCGCAACTCTCTTGCAGTGCAGTGTTCTGCATATTAATGCTCCAAAAATCTATTATTTCTTGTTGCGAGTGTGAGGCATTCacagacagtacagagtgtagatCATTGTGTTTAGAAAGGCCCCAACATCACAAAAAAACCCCCCACACAAATAACATCCCAGTGTACAACTGAAGAAGCCTTTGTTCACTGATTAGCAACTTATTTACGTTTTTTACCTTTACCACCGTCAGATCCTGCTGTTCCTGTATCTCTGATTTCACCCAAATTCATCCAGTCAGAGCAGAAGACACGTGTAGCAAGACAGGTAAGTGACTGGAGAACTGATTGTTAGAGCTTTGCATTGGTGGttgaataatataataatataagttACTAAGTTGCCTTTGGGAAGTAAATGAACTGCttctatactgtacatctactgCAGATGCAGAGTGTCTGCAGAGAGCAGTAGAGGGAAGGGCTGCCtctgatgaagaagaggaggaaaaaaaggaggaggaaggacaaTGCTGCCTGGTGGAGGTGAAGAAGCACATTAACCGACGGCACAGCTGTGGCAAAGGGTTAGCTAATATCTAATGCGCACAAACCTGCACGTTTTATCTTACCTAACGTTTAATGACTATTGTACTTTTTGGTTCTGTAACATCATCAgattactgtatgttgtattaGACCTAGGTCTTCTGTAACTAAACGCCTCATCCCAACCTTCAATCTAAGCCTAATTATAAACTTCAATCCTCAAAACCAAGCAATAACCTTCAAACTCCACTGCGATCTACATTATATGTGATACTGTCCACACACAGGTTTACATACATTTAACTCTCCCCTGTGTTCTCCTAGATGTCAGAACCACGTGGTTCATCGACTTCTCTCTCAGAATCATCTAGATGATAAAAACGTCACCAGCACTGCTTGGGACAGCAGGGCGTGCTGCTGTAGCGGGAGGAGCCCAAATCAAGAGCAAGAAGGAAGCAGAggatttgaaaaagaaaaggtgggCAGACGTggcagaagtacacaaactaaacactCAAGTAAGGTTAGAAGTACTTaagtactccactacaagtagacGTAGAACTTCACGTTTACTCTAGCTGAAGTATTGAACACATGCTCTAAAATTTACTTTAAGTACAAAACCAAACTTGTTCCATGTTTTCCTCATAAAAAACTTTagataatgtaaaataaaataaaatatcttccTTAACTAAGCAACAAGAgtacaacaaaagcagcagtgagaggAGGGTTTAATTTGCCATCGTGTTTGTGATACTACTGCACAGTGGTGAAAGAAGTACTCAATTCAATCTAAATTCAGTTTCTTTATAtggcgccaaatcacaacaaaagtcttTTCAAAGCACTTTGCCGTGTAAACTTTAAGACCTTCCgaaatagaaatatatacagaattatagagaaaatcaacaatcccacttgtgtcccacagtggagaggaaaaactccctttagagcagtgcttctcaattattttctgttacgcCCCCCCTAGGGAGAAGGAAACATTCGCGCCCCCCCAGCTCTTACACAGACTTTAAATAGTATAATTTGTCTATAAAATTGTTATAAGTACACCTCTGCATAGTATTGTATCCttatcaacataaaacaatcaaaaaaagaaaaaaatatggatCAACAAAGAACAACTttattaacagtgttttttagtCTGTAACAGAAAAGACTTAAAGTCAACTTgcctgaaatgaaacaaaaagcacCACATACGCTTCGTCATATTTCCTCGTCTTAGCTTTTGGGAGACTTTTTGTCTCATTATCTCCGTCTCTCTCCGCCTTTTTTTGTCatccctgttaaatatttttccatTGTGTCTCTTAAGGGTTTGTTCACTGCACGTCATatctcctgctctgtgctgtgtgctcTTGTTCGTCGCTAAAACACCTACTGTCTGTAATACTAGGTATTACTAGGTTTTTAATAATACATCACAATTTATTCATGGTTTGGCATATTTACTCAAATCAAGTAAAAGTACCTCAAATTGATGTATATGTAGTGGATGGCCTCTTTTAATGTGTTCATCTGTTCCCCTGCTGTCTGCTAGAGgccagaggaagaggaggacatCAGGAGACAGCTGGacgaaaaagaaaagacacgtCTGTCTTTGCTAGAGGAGAAACTCACAGACGCTCTCACACTGCTACTGCAGCTACGCAACaaggtagacacacacacacacacacacacagacagacagacagacagacacacagacagacagacagacagacagacacacacagacagacagacagacacacacacacacacacacacacacacacacacacacacagacagacagacagacagacacacacacacacacacacacacacacacacacacacacacacacacacacacacagacagacagacagacacacacacacacacacacacacacacacacacacacacacacacacacacagacagacagacacacacacacacacacacacacacagacagacacacacacacacacacacacacacacacacacacacagacagacagacacacacacacacacacacacacagagacagacagacacacacacacacacacacacacacacacataatactGACATTACAAGTAGAATTACTTTGGATGGTATTTAGGTGTCTTTGTGTCCGCTGTGGGTTTTATATTGGACTGGAGTACATCCCATTATGCTTTGTCAAGAGATCAAAAAGTCCAaagtctgtctttttctctagAACTCGTCCCTCAGGGCCCTGGAGAGGATTGTGATGGACACTCTGGATGTGTGCAGTAGCAGTGGAGATGGTACGTCTCTTCAGCATCTTCCAAACTGtatacatatttcatttttgGTGTTGCTTGCTGTTTACGTGTATCTCTCTTTATCTCGACTTTTAATTTTGCCATCCAGGTCGGTCCCAGTTCCTACAGGTAGCTGACGCCCTCTGCTTCCAGTTGTCCTCCACTGATCTCCTTGGAGACGGTGACGAGGATGGGGGGGGAGGtggagagagcagagacaaagTCCTGATTCAGTCTTCGGGGTGTCAAACCACCAGTGTAAACACTCTGATCATCTCCTGTTAAATAAGTTGATACAATGGTACTTCATGTTCATGCTTTCCCTCAGTTTAGTCTTAGGTAAAATGGGGTTTTGTACCCAGTGTTCAGTTGTACTGTGTCAAAACTGCTTTAAATATAttcaaacatttagtttattaatttactgCTCTATTTTGTATCtatttaatattaatgattaaatgtttttatccaaatCACTTGTTTCCCGTTGTAAGAGTGGATACGCAGAGATGTAACAGGATGAAATATATtgttggggtggctgtggctcaggtagagcagttgtctggcaatcacaggattggtggttcgattcccggctgccatgtcacatgccaaagtgtccttgggcaagatactgagccccaagttgcccccggtgagtcagatcatctgtgtgtgtgtgtatggatgaATGGTTGtatgagacgcagtgtaaagcactttgagtaccagctaggtagatAAGCGTGGACCGTTTATTGTTGGTCAAAGTCACATTTCACCGCCTGTCTTTTTCTGTAAAATACAGTTCTGATAAAAACAATCATTAGCTCATGTTTGCAAATCCACGTACTACTGTGCTTGCATCATGGAAAAAATCCATAGTGAGGCAGATGTTTAATCATTCCCAAACTGGACTGCAGAGTGACCTCAAGCTTGTGGAAAGTGGTcagtaacaaaaacacacagggcTCACAAGCATCACAAGACGTTATGTTATTATCCTACATACAGTACCAGAAGCTTAACATGACCAGAAGCAATAACATGTTGAATAATGAATTGTTATACAGTAGATCTAAATATCCaacattatatagaaaatagaTACCTCAACTACTGTAAAAGTAAAGTTCACCTTTCAAAACAAGATGTACACTTTAAATTCAGAATGGTAATTAGATATAATACCATCTAGAGGGAGGCTTTTGTGGATATGTTCacttattatatttcatttgatttggGTGACAGTGCAGTGCAGGATTTTTATATTGCAGTACTACTAAATACTTCTTCCACATCACCTCACACATGAATTATCTGCAACTTCACACTAATCTAAACTTGACAGATAAAACTGTGAGTCATACGTGGGCATGAGTCACATTGTTACTGTACTTCAAACGTGGCAGGTCATTGATAAGGTGACATGAATATCTTTTGATAAGAGAACAACACTGACCCAATTCTATATGATGCAAGAAggataaaaacatcaaatcccATGAGCACATTTAGGTAGTTAACATTAAGTATTTAAGGGATGATCATATTTCCTCTCTTTAGACCATCATTAGGGGAAATCCTTGAATCTCATGAACTAACAATTTTATATTGAACGAGTTAGAAAACACTTAGTTGAAGTCCCTAAATGTTTGAATGATGCTTTACAGTGTAGTATATAACCCCCACAACTTGCTCACAACAATTAGGGGGGTTAACCAACGCTTAGCTTTAGCTTCATCTCTGCTTCTAACCTAACCACCAATTACATCTGTGTTGAGTCATCTGCATACAGTAACAGACACATTTCCAATAAAGCTGATCGAAacagacactgagacagagGAATGGTATGAAATAATATAGTTCTTTATTTTGAGCAATTTACAAAGTCCTGCAGGGAGAAAGCCTTCCTCCAGCCTCACAGAGGGGGGGCTTTGACAAGAAGAACACACAAAGAACGCGAAGAACCCAGCTTACATGTTTTTACGTCAACACAGGTGGAAGTTAGAGCCCGAATCATAAGCTCGGCCTTGATGTAGACAGAGGCCTCCTGAGGGATCACCATGGTTCCCTGTGAGTTCAGGGATCAAGGGTTTGAAGCACTGAGGTTAAGCCAGTAGGGGGGGTGAAGAGTTGTAAAGGGTGGAAACATCTGGAATCATGAGGAGACTAAGTTTTTGCGTTAGGTTTTTCAGGTTTCCAGTTGTGGGTTGATATCTTATATCTATATTCCAGTTCTTTCAGGTTCCCTGTAAATCTAACATGCTGAGGTTTTTCACTCTCTATATCCTTATTTTTGCAGAAAAGCGTGTGACTCTATCAGCCCCCCTCTCCACTGCTGCATCGTTTAAAGtcattattacattacacatcATAATCAAATTACTTTACATCTTATTAATCAAAGCTAATTAAAGATACACTACTCTGGGGCGAACCTAGCTGCTGATTGGTTACGCTGAGTCGAGCTTGGCTCTGACAGGTTAAGGCCATTCCATGACTTATAAGTATGCATTCCCTGTGTGAGACAGGGTGTGTGCGTGCATATGCGTGAGGTGTGTAAAAACAGGTATTAGGCACTGTGCTATTCATTAGCCTCACGACCATTCTATTACGGCAACTGCCAAAAAGCTCTACTGGccttttgggaaaaaaaaaaaacaaa contains the following coding sequences:
- the si:ch211-112f3.4 gene encoding EF-hand and coiled-coil domain-containing protein 1, with product MKRTQQLPRAARKSEWLRSALAHHHCPDPGVENEIVVLATGIDQYLQEVFHHLAYTNRDDTVSAEDFTVLCAVLGLSGLDSMKRTESPGDGETNEEDEEFRDMCSGLPCQLTFKDFHSRLCGYFRVRSARRATGQCAWRMPVSEDTEVVERQIRLRWPRVRRRKCVSFDLAKDQSAAGSSSIKGRAKEDRETDEALALRELVEDLRSALQGSDARCLALEVALRQERSRTLPSTSSGNSSVSSPKTSITFRQGKLVPTHRIKGQCSSAGGDGERRVVKRRDMRDPLVRELKLIRTSRDGQLEEAMKFNEHLEEEVRWAYQEVRKLQGVESALRKENAQIRRRAEEAREALSKGLQRVRLIQEQAQSVPQLQSRITQLETELHQYRSCCSCISDFTQIHPVRAEDTCSKTDAECLQRAVEGRAASDEEEEEKKEEEGQCCLVEVKKHINRRHSCGKGCQNHVVHRLLSQNHLDDKNVTSTAWDSRACCCSGRSPNQEQEGSRGFEKEKRPEEEEDIRRQLDEKEKTRLSLLEEKLTDALTLLLQLRNKNSSLRALERIVMDTLDVCSSSGDGRSQFLQVADALCFQLSSTDLLGDGDEDGGGGGESRDKVLIQSSGCQTTSVNTLIISC